A region from the Lolium perenne isolate Kyuss_39 chromosome 4, Kyuss_2.0, whole genome shotgun sequence genome encodes:
- the LOC139830165 gene encoding uncharacterized protein isoform X1, with protein MLPLFCHSDDEETPTLDVAARTSTSHTLVISEKPVEGEESSPPQQNVDTSTPSSPRAPSPKRARVEKIVYPAPQLGSSSPPLLDDPMIKDLLRIGSQFIGYREYANRAEEKFAEANERADALAQKLEQSEAARKKAELAASKAKVEADEAKAKAAGVEELQKKLEDATTALDELKAAQASRDEGILKRLKSQSRRTLSNIINPFYFTALPVSWLLTDVLSRVAAQTNQDFDLDNPVNDPLLDALSLLEFHGREIREGVANANAGLSALFPYFFPKKEEPATFLNLAKMFNASEDLGLKMRQENMKVAVESTVALVADSQQTLDWMKVGDTSQIEQSRWRSLIKAAKPNTKKILAYLGIKPPSTPSSSRPEV; from the exons ATGCTGCCgctattttgtcacagtgatgatgaagaaacaccaactttagatgtggctgctcgaacgagcacgtcacatactttagttatttcagaaaaaccagttgaaggggaggaatcgtcgcctcctcaacaaaatgttgatacatctactccttcaagcccccgtgccccttcaccaaaaagggcacgggttgaaaagattgtttatcctgcccctcagttgggcagttcgtcgcccccgctcctagatgat cctatgatcaaggatcttctccgcattggttcccaatttattgggtaccgtgaatatgctaatagagccgaag agaaatttgcagaggctaacgaacgcgccgacgcactggctcaaaaacttgagcaaagtgaggcggctcgcaagaaagccgaactcgctgctagcaaagccaaggtcgaagctgacgaagctaaggcgaaagctgctggtgtcgaggaactgcagaagaaacttgaggatgcgacaactgccttggatgagctcaaagctgcacaagcttctcgtgacgaaggaatcctcaagcgtttgaagtcgcaaagtcgacgtactctgagtaatattatcaatcccttttattttactgcacttcctgtttcttggttgttgactgatgtcttgtctcgtgtggcagcccaaacaaaccaggattttgatctggataatcctgtcaacgatcctctccttgacgcactttctcttctggagtttcacgggcgcgaaattcgtgaaggcgtggcaaatgctaatgcaggattgtcagcgttgttcccttatttcttcccgaagaaagaagaacccgcaactttccttaacctcgccaagatgtttaatgcttcggaagacctgggattgaagatgcgtcaggagaatatgaaggttgctgtcgagagtactgttgccctagttgctgacagccaacagacgcttgattggatgaaggttggcgacaccagtcagatagagcagtcaagatggaggtcgctgatcaaggcggccaagcccaacacgaagaagatcttggcgtatctggggatcaagccgccttcaactcctagctcctcgaggccggaggtctag
- the LOC139830165 gene encoding uncharacterized protein isoform X2: MLPLFCHSDDEETPTLDVAARTSTSHTLVISEKPVEGEESSPPQQNVDTSTPSSPRAPSPKRARVEKIVYPAPQLGSSSPPLLDDPMIKDLLRIGSQFIGYREYANRAEEKFAEANERADALAQKLEQSEAARKKAELAASKAKVEADEAKAKAAGVEELQKKLEDATTALDELKAAQASRDEGILKRLKSQSRRTLTQTNQDFDLDNPVNDPLLDALSLLEFHGREIREGVANANAGLSALFPYFFPKKEEPATFLNLAKMFNASEDLGLKMRQENMKVAVESTVALVADSQQTLDWMKVGDTSQIEQSRWRSLIKAAKPNTKKILAYLGIKPPSTPSSSRPEV; this comes from the exons ATGCTGCCgctattttgtcacagtgatgatgaagaaacaccaactttagatgtggctgctcgaacgagcacgtcacatactttagttatttcagaaaaaccagttgaaggggaggaatcgtcgcctcctcaacaaaatgttgatacatctactccttcaagcccccgtgccccttcaccaaaaagggcacgggttgaaaagattgtttatcctgcccctcagttgggcagttcgtcgcccccgctcctagatgat cctatgatcaaggatcttctccgcattggttcccaatttattgggtaccgtgaatatgctaatagagccgaag agaaatttgcagaggctaacgaacgcgccgacgcactggctcaaaaacttgagcaaagtgaggcggctcgcaagaaagccgaactcgctgctagcaaagccaaggtcgaagctgacgaagctaaggcgaaagctgctggtgtcgaggaactgcagaagaaacttgaggatgcgacaactgccttggatgagctcaaagctgcacaagcttctcgtgacgaaggaatcctcaagcgtttgaagtcgcaaagtcgacgtactctga cccaaacaaaccaggattttgatctggataatcctgtcaacgatcctctccttgacgcactttctcttctggagtttcacgggcgcgaaattcgtgaaggcgtggcaaatgctaatgcaggattgtcagcgttgttcccttatttcttcccgaagaaagaagaacccgcaactttccttaacctcgccaagatgtttaatgcttcggaagacctgggattgaagatgcgtcaggagaatatgaaggttgctgtcgagagtactgttgccctagttgctgacagccaacagacgcttgattggatgaaggttggcgacaccagtcagatagagcagtcaagatggaggtcgctgatcaaggcggccaagcccaacacgaagaagatcttggcgtatctggggatcaagccgccttcaactcctagctcctcgaggccggaggtctag
- the LOC127301362 gene encoding protein TIFY 11b, giving the protein MAMAASAESKSRRFALACGVLSQYVKAEQKLSQSTAAPRATTTLSLMPGADVGHEQEQEQASTTEQAQAQAPLTIFYGGRMVVFEDFPAEKAAEVMRMAATATAGASAPAPVAPVAPALGGDMPIMRKASLQRFFEKRKDRLGARQAAPYARPAAAAAKDSSEKSSSSSSSSWLGLANTEDARLAFAL; this is encoded by the coding sequence ATGGCCATGGCAGCGTCTGCGGAGAGCAAGAGCCGGAGGTTCGCGCTGGCGTGCGGCGTGCTGAGCCAGTACGTCAAGGCGGAGCAGAAGCTGTCGCAGTCGACAGCCGCCCCGCGCGCCACCACGACGCTCAGCCTCATGCCCGGCGCGGACGTCGGacatgagcaggagcaggagcaggcatCGACGACGGAGCAGGCGCAGGCGCAGGCGCCGCTGACCATCTTCTACGGCGGCCGGATGGTCGTGTTCGAGGACTTCCCGGCCGAGAAGGCGGCCGAGGTGATGCGCatggccgccaccgccaccgccggcgcCTCCGCCCCTGCCCCTGTGGCCCCCGTGGCCCCGGCGCTCGGCGGGGACATGCCCATCATGCGCAAGGCCTCGCTGCAGCGCTTCTTCGAGAAGCGCAAGGACCGCCTCGGCGCGCGCCAGGCGGCGCCCTACGCCCGGCCCGCGGCTGCCGCGGCCAAGGACTCATCGGAGAAgtcgtcctcttcatcctcctcttCGTGGCTCGGGCTGGCCAACACGGAGGACGCCCGCCTCGCCTTCGCCCTCTGA